Genomic segment of Paenibacillaceae bacterium GAS479:
CCGGATAAGTTTCCCTAAGGAATTTCACGGATTGGCGGATGATCGCTTTAAGTACATCCGTATGAATGTCGTCCAGCTTGTTGATATAAACACAGGACTTTCCTGACGTATGCTTGCCGAATTCCAGCAGCAACTGTTCACGTTCCGTGTCACCTGTCGCAAAGTACAGGCTGATCTTCGCTTTTCGCGGCGAGAATCCAACGAGCGGCGCGTCCCCCTCATGGCCTGTAGCATACTTATAGTGATAGGCGCCGAATCCAATAATAGTTGGCCCCCACATTTTAGCGGGATAACCGGTCGTTTCCTCGAAAAGTTCCAGCAGCTTGTATGCGTCTTCGCGTTTTTTCAGGCTATCCACCTGTTCAATAAACTCAATGACACTGGCGTCATTTTCTTTTGTTTTTGGCTCGTACACACTACTCCACCTCTTCCACCGACAGGCCCAATCAAATGCTGGGAGCGATATTCTTCCCCCATCCTATCATGTCATCATCATTGTGGACTAGCGGATATGATACGACGATACTGATTGGACCATCCCAGGACAGAGCCATGCGGTCTTTGCGGTCCGTCAAAATATAATCGTTCCGCTTCCAATTCCTCAATGGTCCCCGTCTCTCCATCCAGATACTCTTGCAGACGCTGCGTCGCCGAGTCGATTCTCGCCAGCAATCCGCCATATCTTAAATCGATCACTTCCCAGCCAAACGGTTTATAGGTGCTGAACCATTGTTTACGATGAGCATTTCTTAGCTCCTTCACCTTAACCTCTAATACAGGAAGCACGTCCTGAACTATTTGCTGTAAGCTAACACGATCATCCTTGTCATAGCTTTCTTTGATCCGGTTGCCAATGTCCGCCTTGATCGACAGCACTTCCGCAAGTTTATGAGGCATATCGAAAATAAACGCCCACGACTCGTTTTGATCCCGATACTCCCCATACTTACTGGCAAGCGTCTCGTAGTATGGCCCAAGATTCATTCCATTTACTTGGCGATCGAACAAACCGATCAAAATATCCTGCCACAGTAAAAACTTCGATGGGTTTGGAGGCAAGTGATGAAATTCCTCTGGATTAACCGGTGTAACGTCCATTGCGGTCAAATCCATAAACGCATCGGCGTCGGCCTTTGTGCAAAAAGCAAACCGCTTATAAAGCTTTTCCATATCCAGCTCTCGGGAATAACCGTGTTCAGCATACAATTGCAAGCCGAGTAGTGCCGAGAATACATTTGTTTCCGTCCCGTTATCACCCCATAATGTAGCGAAAACTTCCTTGATGCCTTGTCGTTTGCAAGCGGTCAATCCTGAATTCGTCGTATTAAAGCTGATTTTATAGTTGACCATCGTACCGCTCCAGGTCCAGATGCCACCTGCAAAAATAACATCGCAACCAAATTCCTTATGTTTGCTTATGAATGTCTCGTACTCTTCCGTATGCTGATGGTAGTAGTCCCAATATACAAGCTGCGCATCCTTCGGCATATCCTTAATCATATCTTCCGTTATGACGGCCTCCGTATCATAATAACCGCCAAATTGAGAAGCAAGCCGGAAATACATATCGCTCCACAGCATAGGCTTAAGCCCTTTGCTCGAGACAATTTCCTTAACCCGGATAAGATGTTCGTTCATAATATCATGTCTTTTGCGGTAGCCGTTGACCGACAAATAATTGCCCAGCCCCAGACTCATCGCTTCATCCATGCCAATGTGGATCCGCTTGCTGCGGAAAGGCGCTGAAATCGCATCTACCATTTCTTCAATAAATGTGTAGGTTTCCTCGTTGCCCACGAGTAGAATATCGGCCGAGTCCTTCATAGGCTCGGCAAAGCTCCATTTAAGTGCTTCCGAAAGATGAGCAAGAGTTTGCATGCACGGAATCATCTCGATTCCAAACAATACTGCATAATCATCACATTCCTTCAGCTCATCATGCGTATAGCGACCTCTCATATAACCAAAATAGGGCCTTGATTTCACCTCGAACGTATCTTCGGTATAAAGCATCATAACGTTCAAACCCATTACAGCCATGATCCGCAGCATTCGTTTGATTCCGTCCACTTTTATAACGCCATTTCGGGAGGCATCAATCATAATACCGTTCATCGTAAACTGCGGCTCTTCCCGGAGCTGGAACGAGTCCCCTTCCGCTAGCGCTTCCATAAACAGCCCTAATGCGCGGAAAAAGTGGATGTTTTCCTGGAATCGGATAAGGCCGCTTCCTTCCTTCAACGAAGCTTCCAGTTGCCCGGATGTTTTTTCAACCTGTATCGGCAAGCCTCCCTCTGCCCACTGGAAGCCCAGTTCCTCCGCCAAAATGCCTATCCCTTGCTCCAGTCCATGAATATCGCCATGAAAAGCTACCTTCAAAGCTCCCATTTTATTACCTCCTCTTGTGGTACATCCAAAACGAATTTAAGCGAGCACCTGAACGTATTCATCCGGCTTTATACCTTCGTATCGAACAAAGGCGCGTTTAAAGGAGTACACGTTTTCGTAACCTATTCGTTGTGCAACGATTTCAATACCTGTTTTTTCACGAAGCAACTCTTTAGCCATCTCCATTCGGAGACGACACACATAGTCATAGAAGTTGATACCGGTTACCTCTTTAAACATTCTAGAGACGCTAGGTACAGACATCTCGAGCATTTCCGCGAGTTTTTTTAGCGACATATCCGCACTTGTATAATGCTGATTCACATAGAGTAACAGCTTGCTCCCAGCTTCCATCTCC
This window contains:
- a CDS encoding Glycosyl hydrolase family 20, catalytic domain encodes the protein MGALKVAFHGDIHGLEQGIGILAEELGFQWAEGGLPIQVEKTSGQLEASLKEGSGLIRFQENIHFFRALGLFMEALAEGDSFQLREEPQFTMNGIMIDASRNGVIKVDGIKRMLRIMAVMGLNVMMLYTEDTFEVKSRPYFGYMRGRYTHDELKECDDYAVLFGIEMIPCMQTLAHLSEALKWSFAEPMKDSADILLVGNEETYTFIEEMVDAISAPFRSKRIHIGMDEAMSLGLGNYLSVNGYRKRHDIMNEHLIRVKEIVSSKGLKPMLWSDMYFRLASQFGGYYDTEAVITEDMIKDMPKDAQLVYWDYYHQHTEEYETFISKHKEFGCDVIFAGGIWTWSGTMVNYKISFNTTNSGLTACKRQGIKEVFATLWGDNGTETNVFSALLGLQLYAEHGYSRELDMEKLYKRFAFCTKADADAFMDLTAMDVTPVNPEEFHHLPPNPSKFLLWQDILIGLFDRQVNGMNLGPYYETLASKYGEYRDQNESWAFIFDMPHKLAEVLSIKADIGNRIKESYDKDDRVSLQQIVQDVLPVLEVKVKELRNAHRKQWFSTYKPFGWEVIDLRYGGLLARIDSATQRLQEYLDGETGTIEELEAERLYFDGPQRPHGSVLGWSNQYRRIISASPQ